Below is a genomic region from Streptantibioticus cattleyicolor NRRL 8057 = DSM 46488.
GCCCGGCCAGAAGCGGTGGGTCTGGAGCAGGGAGAGCAGTCGGATGATCCGGGTGCTGGTGTTCGCCATGTTTCGATCCTCCCGCAATTGAGGACGGAAAGTGACCGTTGTGACCGCCAACATGGTTGTTGTCCACAGGGACGAGCGACAGCGGACGACGAACGAAGGACGCCGACGATGAGCGAGACCGCCACCGGTCAGGACACCGCCACCCGCACCGACGCGGCCACCGGAACCCCGTCCGGCGAGCACGCCGAGCTGCTCAAGGCGCTGGCCAAGCAGCGCCACTTCCTGCGCTTCACCACCCGTGACCTCACCGACGAGCAGGCCGGGCTGCGAACCACCGCCAGCGAGTTGTGTCTGGGCGGCCTGATCAAGCACGTCACCTCGGCCGAGCGGATGTGGACGCGGTTCATCGCCGAGGGTCCGTCCGCGATGCCGGACTTCACCGCGCTGACCGAGGAGGACCGGGCGCACTGGGCCGACATGTTCCGGATGCTGCCGGGTGAGACGCTGGCCGGGGTGCTGGCCGAGTACGCCGAGGTGGCCCGCGCGACCGAGGAGTTGGTGGCGGGGCTGCCCAGCCTGGACGTCACCCGGCCGCTGCCCAAGGCGCCGTGGTTCGGGGAGGACACCCACTGGTCGGCCCGCCA
It encodes:
- a CDS encoding DinB family protein; the protein is MSETATGQDTATRTDAATGTPSGEHAELLKALAKQRHFLRFTTRDLTDEQAGLRTTASELCLGGLIKHVTSAERMWTRFIAEGPSAMPDFTALTEEDRAHWADMFRMLPGETLAGVLAEYAEVARATEELVAGLPSLDVTRPLPKAPWFGEDTHWSARQVLLHIIGETAQHAGHADIIRESLDGAKTMG